From Variimorphobacter saccharofermentans, one genomic window encodes:
- a CDS encoding ABC transporter substrate-binding protein gives MGRNNIFTHEFVPVAEGKRKEGYFMKKKILSIVIVLAMVVTMFAGCGGKKTEDQETSNSSNATESGAKEESDTKDSAKDESEKTFNGIDISVPVTLKMYLLGDRTADFDKVYAEINKILQEKLNATLEVEFLSWSEHDTKYSLLFAGGEDFDLIFTASSWGHYEATVAMGGFYELTEDFIKTYAPDIWNVVPELAWSQAKIKDKIYMVPNYQNEFGANVVAVRGDLMTKYGYSDITSFDQLLEFYGKVAEGESGLTPLGTQAGGLLYSYLLDQKVDTVAGTPSELFVYNTLDPNDLTISYALDWEGFTNYCKLAKECYDKGYWSQDSLATTEERQDGLLNGTAASMIWNKGSCKYYGTEANNAHPEWNVTIIDTSPNVPKAVNPYINNGIAINANSKNKERAMIPGAVL, from the coding sequence GTGGGAAGAAATAATATCTTCACACATGAATTTGTGCCTGTGGCAGAAGGAAAGAGAAAGGAAGGGTATTTTATGAAAAAGAAGATTTTATCAATCGTCATAGTGCTTGCCATGGTTGTAACCATGTTTGCAGGGTGTGGCGGTAAGAAAACGGAGGATCAGGAAACCAGTAATTCTTCCAATGCAACAGAATCAGGAGCTAAGGAAGAATCGGACACAAAGGATTCTGCGAAGGATGAGAGCGAGAAGACCTTTAACGGAATAGATATTTCCGTACCGGTAACATTAAAAATGTACCTATTGGGTGACAGAACTGCAGATTTTGATAAGGTTTATGCGGAAATCAATAAGATTTTACAAGAAAAGCTGAATGCAACACTGGAAGTAGAATTCCTCTCATGGAGTGAACATGATACAAAATATTCTTTGCTTTTTGCGGGTGGAGAAGATTTTGATCTGATTTTTACCGCTTCATCATGGGGCCACTATGAAGCAACGGTAGCAATGGGCGGTTTCTATGAGCTGACAGAGGATTTCATCAAAACCTATGCTCCTGATATCTGGAACGTGGTTCCTGAATTAGCATGGAGTCAGGCTAAGATTAAGGACAAAATCTATATGGTACCGAATTACCAGAATGAATTTGGTGCCAACGTTGTTGCTGTTCGTGGTGATTTGATGACGAAATACGGTTATAGCGATATTACCAGCTTTGATCAGTTATTAGAGTTCTATGGCAAGGTAGCAGAGGGTGAATCCGGTTTGACTCCGTTGGGTACTCAGGCTGGTGGATTACTGTATTCCTATTTACTGGATCAGAAGGTGGATACAGTTGCCGGAACACCTAGTGAGCTTTTTGTTTATAATACATTAGATCCTAATGATCTTACGATTTCCTACGCACTTGATTGGGAAGGTTTTACGAATTATTGCAAATTAGCAAAGGAATGCTATGACAAGGGATACTGGTCACAGGACTCTCTAGCAACTACAGAAGAGAGACAGGATGGTTTATTAAATGGAACAGCTGCATCTATGATCTGGAATAAAGGTAGCTGTAAATATTATGGTACAGAAGCAAATAACGCTCATCCGGAATGGAATGTAACGATAATAGATACTTCACCAAATGTACCTAAGGCGGTTAACCCTTATATCAACAATGGTATAGCAATTAACGCTAACAGCAAGAATAAAGAACGTGCCATGATTCCGGGGGCAGTTCTATGA
- a CDS encoding cation diffusion facilitator family transporter has product MTELLVKTFVKNHKDVENSTVRTSYGILASIVGIICNLILFGIKITVGLIMNSISVMADAFNNLSDAASSIISFIGVKLAERPADKEHPFGHGRFEYIAALAVSFLILQVGFSLFQSSFSKVLHPEDIKFNIVSVVILCVSVVIKIWLMFFNRKLGKRIKSSVMLATAADSLGDVTVTTATIISAIIAGITGLKIDGYVGLIVSIFVMLAGFRIAKETLEPLLGQAVEREMYQRITNMVESYEGIVGSHDLIIHNYGPTHHMATIHAEVPNNLNFEIAHETIDQIERDVLEKLDIFLVIHMDPIEVNDAAVMEKKEMVTSIIQALEKKATLHDFRVVNGEHQINLIFDLVVPHSYSKDEEQRLLSRIIEEIRKNDTRYQCIITIENSFIAEE; this is encoded by the coding sequence TTGACAGAATTACTCGTTAAAACATTTGTAAAAAACCACAAAGATGTGGAGAATTCCACTGTGCGTACATCTTATGGTATTTTGGCCAGTATTGTTGGGATTATCTGCAATCTAATTTTATTTGGGATCAAGATAACAGTGGGATTGATTATGAATAGTATCTCCGTAATGGCAGATGCATTCAATAACTTGTCCGATGCTGCTTCCTCAATCATTAGCTTTATTGGTGTGAAGCTTGCTGAAAGACCTGCGGACAAGGAGCATCCTTTTGGACATGGCAGATTTGAGTATATCGCTGCACTTGCAGTTTCCTTTCTGATTCTGCAGGTAGGTTTTAGTTTGTTTCAGAGCTCGTTTTCTAAGGTTCTTCATCCGGAAGATATTAAATTTAATATAGTATCTGTAGTAATTCTATGTGTGTCGGTTGTAATAAAGATATGGCTTATGTTCTTTAACCGCAAGCTGGGTAAACGGATTAAATCATCTGTTATGCTTGCCACAGCAGCTGATTCCCTTGGAGATGTTACGGTGACCACGGCAACCATCATTTCTGCCATCATTGCAGGAATAACCGGATTAAAGATAGATGGGTATGTCGGTCTTATCGTATCTATTTTTGTAATGCTTGCAGGCTTTCGCATTGCCAAGGAGACATTGGAGCCACTCCTTGGTCAGGCAGTGGAACGGGAGATGTATCAGAGAATTACGAATATGGTGGAAAGCTATGAGGGGATAGTGGGTTCACACGATCTGATTATTCATAATTATGGTCCCACACATCATATGGCAACCATCCATGCGGAGGTGCCTAATAATCTTAATTTTGAAATTGCACATGAGACCATCGACCAGATTGAGAGAGATGTGTTGGAAAAATTGGATATCTTTCTTGTAATTCATATGGATCCTATAGAGGTAAATGATGCAGCAGTTATGGAAAAGAAGGAAATGGTAACGTCCATTATTCAGGCACTTGAGAAAAAGGCAACTCTTCATGATTTCAGAGTGGTTAACGGAGAACACCAGATCAATCTGATCTTTGATTTGGTAGTCCCCCATTCCTATAGCAAGGACGAGGAGCAGAGGCTCCTATCCCGTATTATTGAGGAAATAAGGAAAAATGATACTAGATATCAATGTATCATAACCATAGAGAATAGCTTTATTGCTGAGGAATAA
- a CDS encoding amidohydrolase family protein, producing MVIDFHTHIFPDQIAERTIQKLEEVGGIKAFTDGTLNGLKRSMKENHITMSVVLPVVTKPAQFESVNNYAAEINGQEGIISFGGIHPESEDYQEKLSMIKELRLPGIKLHPDYQKTYVDDPGMVRIIQYACKLGLIVVIHAGVDIGLPDPVHCTPQRAANMLSQIDCPNAKLVLAHTGGFDLWDEVEEYIVGKNVWIDISYSLGMIADEQFERIVKNHGADRTLFATDSPWGSQYDTLMHLKKLNFTEEEMECISYRNALELLKEEKGCKKD from the coding sequence ATGGTAATAGATTTTCATACACATATTTTCCCTGATCAAATTGCGGAACGAACCATACAAAAGCTGGAGGAGGTCGGAGGTATCAAGGCTTTTACAGACGGAACATTGAATGGGTTAAAACGTTCTATGAAGGAGAATCACATTACAATGTCGGTTGTCTTACCGGTTGTAACGAAGCCCGCTCAATTTGAATCTGTGAATAACTATGCGGCAGAAATTAATGGTCAGGAAGGAATAATTTCCTTCGGGGGAATTCATCCTGAATCAGAGGATTACCAAGAGAAGCTTTCGATGATTAAAGAATTGAGACTGCCAGGGATTAAGCTCCATCCTGATTATCAGAAAACCTATGTGGATGATCCGGGGATGGTGCGAATTATCCAATATGCTTGCAAGCTTGGATTGATTGTCGTAATTCATGCCGGAGTAGATATTGGATTACCAGATCCGGTTCATTGTACCCCACAGAGAGCAGCCAATATGCTAAGTCAGATCGATTGCCCTAATGCGAAGCTTGTACTTGCTCATACCGGAGGATTTGACTTATGGGACGAGGTAGAAGAATATATTGTGGGGAAGAATGTCTGGATCGATATCAGCTATTCTCTTGGTATGATTGCAGATGAGCAGTTTGAGCGGATAGTGAAGAACCATGGTGCTGACCGAACCTTATTTGCAACAGATTCGCCATGGGGAAGCCAGTATGATACACTCATGCACCTGAAAAAACTCAACTTCACGGAAGAGGAGATGGAATGTATATCATATCGGAACGCATTGGAGCTGCTTAAGGAAGAAAAAGGATGTAAAAAAGATTGA
- a CDS encoding N-acetylmuramoyl-L-alanine amidase family protein translates to MKRIYIFLLCIVALLIFTSCDKRIITPDENADPTQVVTLASTMVPKPTITPLPTPTVKPTPTVKPTPTKKPKPTKKPTPTVDPKEKERIENSKFTIVIDPGHQAKQNSAKEPIGPGAKEKKPKVSSGTQGKYSKKPEYEVNLEVSLKLKDILVEKGYNVIMTRETHDVNISNAERAAIANENKADVFVRIHCNGSDNTKVNGILTMCPTKKNPYCSEIYKDSRRLSDCVLETVCKRTGAKNAGVIETDTMSGINWCEVPVTIVEMGYMTNKKEDYNLGNDKYQDKLAKGIYEGIVAYLKP, encoded by the coding sequence ATGAAGAGAATTTATATATTTTTGTTATGTATTGTAGCACTCTTGATTTTTACATCATGCGATAAAAGGATTATCACACCAGATGAAAATGCAGATCCAACCCAGGTGGTAACTCTCGCTTCCACAATGGTGCCAAAGCCAACAATAACTCCGTTGCCGACACCTACTGTAAAACCAACACCTACTGTAAAGCCTACACCAACCAAAAAGCCGAAACCGACTAAAAAACCCACTCCTACTGTGGATCCGAAGGAGAAGGAGCGGATTGAGAATTCAAAGTTTACCATAGTCATTGATCCGGGACATCAGGCTAAGCAGAATTCTGCCAAAGAACCAATCGGACCAGGAGCGAAGGAGAAGAAGCCGAAGGTATCTTCCGGTACCCAGGGGAAATATTCGAAAAAGCCGGAATATGAAGTGAATTTAGAGGTATCCCTTAAGCTTAAAGACATTTTGGTTGAGAAGGGTTATAATGTAATTATGACACGGGAAACCCATGATGTGAATATATCCAACGCGGAACGTGCAGCTATCGCGAATGAGAATAAAGCAGACGTATTTGTGCGTATTCATTGTAATGGCTCTGATAATACTAAGGTGAATGGTATTCTTACGATGTGTCCGACAAAGAAAAATCCGTATTGTAGTGAGATATATAAAGACAGTAGAAGGCTCTCTGACTGTGTACTTGAGACAGTATGCAAACGTACAGGAGCGAAAAACGCCGGTGTGATTGAGACGGACACAATGAGTGGTATCAACTGGTGCGAGGTACCGGTTACCATTGTTGAAATGGGGTATATGACCAATAAAAAAGAAGATTATAACTTAGGAAATGATAAATACCAGGATAAATTAGCGAAAGGAATTTACGAAGGCATTGTCGCTTATCTTAAGCCTTAA
- a CDS encoding LacI family DNA-binding transcriptional regulator, whose product MKQMNEENSSILSTGKLTIADIAEELGVSKSTVSRAISGKGRIGKETVQRVMECIEKHNFKPNSIAKGLADSRTYNIGVAFPADTDFINTPFFQICLLGVCEVAAALDYDVVVTTVKETDINLLKRLVEHRKVDGVILTRNFTNDIAISYLKKTGIPYVLIGSSDDDTIVQIDNNNVEACEKLISLLIADDVKGIALIAGDRKHMVNRHRCEGYYNALKNNGITLEPDLVFSDCSSSVFVEQAVRNILKRKVECIVCTDDVICGKVLSILREEGYTVPGDIKVASFYDSIYMQTNNPPITAIGFNAEELGTIAGKRLIGLIEGDTNRSKTVLDYEIHLRRSTK is encoded by the coding sequence ATGAAACAAATGAATGAAGAAAATAGCAGCATATTATCTACAGGTAAACTTACAATAGCTGATATTGCTGAGGAGTTAGGAGTATCTAAGTCCACTGTATCAAGAGCAATTTCAGGCAAAGGAAGAATTGGGAAGGAAACCGTTCAAAGGGTTATGGAGTGCATTGAAAAGCATAATTTTAAACCCAACTCCATAGCGAAGGGGCTGGCTGATTCGAGGACATATAATATCGGAGTGGCTTTTCCAGCTGATACAGATTTTATTAATACACCGTTCTTCCAGATATGTTTATTAGGAGTATGTGAAGTTGCAGCAGCCTTGGATTATGACGTTGTGGTAACCACTGTCAAGGAGACGGATATTAATCTGCTAAAGCGACTGGTTGAGCACAGAAAAGTCGACGGAGTTATTCTTACAAGAAACTTTACGAATGATATTGCTATTTCGTATTTAAAAAAGACCGGCATACCTTATGTACTGATTGGATCCAGTGACGACGACACTATAGTACAGATTGATAATAATAATGTGGAAGCCTGTGAAAAACTGATATCGCTGTTAATTGCGGATGATGTCAAAGGCATTGCTCTGATAGCGGGAGACAGAAAACATATGGTTAACCGTCATCGATGCGAAGGTTATTATAATGCACTGAAAAATAATGGTATTACGCTTGAACCGGATCTTGTGTTTTCGGACTGCAGCAGTTCCGTTTTTGTGGAGCAGGCGGTTCGCAATATTCTGAAGCGAAAAGTGGAATGTATTGTTTGCACCGATGATGTAATCTGCGGAAAAGTATTATCAATTCTTCGTGAAGAAGGATATACCGTTCCGGGGGATATCAAGGTAGCATCCTTTTATGACAGCATTTATATGCAGACGAATAATCCACCCATCACTGCCATTGGATTTAACGCAGAAGAGCTTGGTACAATCGCAGGAAAACGGTTAATCGGGCTCATTGAAGGAGATACCAATAGGTCAAAAACAGTCTTGGATTATGAAATACACCTGAGGCGCTCTACGAAATAA
- a CDS encoding carbohydrate ABC transporter permease, producing MTKTRKIKRGIDAKLLSLLSYFVNGSVALFCVIPFIMVVSASFSSEEAIRMNGFHVVPQDFTMAAYETIFKEPMVVIRAYGVTIVLTIVGTILGLFIQTMTAYVLSRKEFEWRNKFSFFFYFTTLFNGGLVPYYILMTRILHLKNNYLALLLPLLFSVYNLLIMKSYIMSVPDSLIDAAKIDGCGEFKTMYRVVVPMIKPAMATVGLFIALAYWNDWYSAMLYISNETMHPLQYFLYKQVNNIEAYKRIIESLGGGSSGALTAMSMPTQSLKMALTVVVTGPIVLLYPIVQRYFVQGITIGAVKG from the coding sequence ATGACAAAAACCAGAAAAATAAAAAGAGGAATCGATGCCAAGCTGTTATCGTTGTTATCCTACTTTGTTAACGGCAGTGTAGCTCTGTTCTGTGTAATACCATTTATTATGGTAGTTTCGGCTTCCTTTTCTTCAGAAGAAGCAATCAGAATGAATGGATTTCATGTTGTTCCTCAGGATTTTACGATGGCAGCGTATGAGACGATATTCAAAGAACCCATGGTAGTTATTAGAGCCTATGGTGTAACCATAGTGCTTACAATCGTCGGAACCATACTGGGCTTATTCATACAGACAATGACAGCCTATGTATTGTCCAGAAAAGAATTTGAATGGCGTAATAAGTTTTCCTTCTTCTTCTATTTTACAACACTCTTTAATGGAGGATTAGTTCCGTATTATATCCTGATGACCAGAATACTTCATCTTAAGAATAACTATCTGGCTTTATTGCTTCCTTTATTATTCAGTGTCTATAATCTTTTAATTATGAAAAGTTACATAATGAGTGTTCCGGATTCCTTAATTGATGCTGCTAAGATTGACGGTTGCGGGGAATTCAAAACTATGTACCGTGTAGTGGTACCAATGATTAAGCCGGCCATGGCAACAGTAGGATTATTTATCGCTTTGGCTTACTGGAATGACTGGTATAGCGCAATGCTTTATATATCTAATGAGACAATGCATCCTCTACAGTACTTCTTATACAAACAGGTAAATAACATTGAGGCATATAAACGAATTATTGAGTCACTTGGAGGCGGGAGCAGCGGAGCGTTAACGGCGATGTCCATGCCTACACAGTCCTTGAAAATGGCTTTGACGGTTGTTGTTACAGGTCCGATTGTTCTTTTATATCCCATTGTACAGAGATATTTTGTACAGGGAATTACCATTGGAGCTGTGAAGGGTTAG
- a CDS encoding ABC transporter permease, whose translation MKKHGFLYKLKKYRVFLLMLSPAVIYTLIFAYIPMAGIILAFKKYTYASGIFNSPWNGFKNFEFFFKSGQASLVTRNTALYNLLFIAFNTVLQMTVAILLTEMKNKYFRKISQSLMFLPYFISWVIVSVIAFNILSFDYGFINGIIEKIGGTKINFYTTGAIWPVILTLFGAWKGVGYGSVMYLAAIMGIDTSIYEAASIDGANVFQRIFKITIPLMMPTVVILLLLAVGGIFRGNFDMFYNLVGDNGLLYNYTDVIDTFTFRALISNNDFGMASAAGLFQSVLCFITILLANKLVSNYSKDYSLF comes from the coding sequence GTGAAGAAACATGGATTTTTGTATAAACTGAAGAAATACCGGGTCTTTTTGCTGATGTTATCGCCTGCAGTGATATATACATTGATTTTCGCATATATCCCTATGGCCGGCATAATTCTTGCTTTTAAAAAATATACCTATGCATCAGGTATTTTTAACAGTCCCTGGAATGGATTTAAGAATTTTGAATTCTTTTTTAAGTCCGGTCAAGCCTCATTAGTAACGCGAAACACAGCATTATATAATCTTTTATTTATTGCTTTTAATACAGTGCTACAAATGACAGTGGCGATACTCTTAACAGAGATGAAGAATAAGTATTTTCGAAAAATATCTCAATCACTTATGTTTTTACCTTATTTTATTTCATGGGTAATTGTATCGGTTATTGCTTTTAATATACTGAGCTTTGATTATGGCTTTATCAATGGAATCATTGAAAAAATTGGCGGAACTAAGATTAATTTCTACACAACGGGAGCCATATGGCCGGTAATATTAACCCTGTTTGGCGCCTGGAAGGGTGTGGGATATGGTTCTGTAATGTACCTTGCTGCAATTATGGGTATAGATACCTCCATTTATGAAGCAGCTTCTATCGATGGAGCCAATGTATTCCAACGTATCTTTAAGATTACCATCCCGCTTATGATGCCGACAGTTGTGATCCTGTTGCTTTTAGCAGTCGGAGGTATTTTCCGTGGTAACTTTGATATGTTCTACAATTTAGTAGGAGATAACGGTTTGTTATACAATTATACCGATGTGATTGATACTTTTACCTTCCGTGCTTTGATCAGTAACAATGATTTTGGTATGGCTTCTGCAGCAGGACTTTTCCAGTCTGTTCTTTGCTTCATAACAATCCTGCTTGCCAACAAACTGGTAAGTAACTACAGCAAAGACTACAGCTTATTCTAG